A window of the Falco biarmicus isolate bFalBia1 chromosome 10, bFalBia1.pri, whole genome shotgun sequence genome harbors these coding sequences:
- the TNNI2 gene encoding troponin I, fast skeletal muscle: MRKGQKSQEAKFEVICTYLHHPHYLFLRRLKKRRAATARRQHLKSAMLQLAATEIEKEAAAKEVEKQNYLAEHCPPLSLPGSMQELQELCKKLHAKIESVDEERYDTEVKLQKTNKELEDLSQKLFDLRGKFKRPPLRRVRMSADAMLRALLGSKHKVCMDLRANLKQVKKEDTEKEKDLRDVGDWRKNIEEKSGMEGRKKMFEAGES; this comes from the exons ATGAG AAAAGGCCAAAAGTCTCAGGAAGCCAAGTTTGAAGTTATATGCACATATCTTCATCATCCTCATTATCTTTTCCTGAGGCGCTTG aaaaaaaggagggcaGCCACGGCCCGTCGGCAGCACCTGAAG aGTGCTATGCTCCAGCTCGCTGCCACGGAAATagaaaaagaagctgctgctaaagaagtagaaaagcaaaactacCTGGCAGAGCATTGCCCTCCTCTGTCACTCCCAGGATCCATGCAGGAACTTCAG gAGCTGTGCAAAAAGCTTCATGCCAAGATAGAGTCAGTGGATGAGGAGAGGTATGACACAGAGGTGAAGCTACAGAAGACTAACAAGGAG CTGGAAGACTTGAGCCAGAAGCTCTTTGACCTGCGGGGCAAGTTCAAGAGGCCACCCCTGCGCAGGGTGCGCATGTCTGCTGACGCGATGCTGCGGGCCCTGCTGGGCTCCAAGCACAAGGTCTGCATGGACCTCCGAGCCAACCTGAAGCAAGTCAAGAAGGAGGACACTGAGAAG GAGAAGGATCTCCGTGATGTCGGTGACTGGAGGAAGAACATCGAGGAGAAGTCTGGCATGGAGGGCAGGAAGAAGATGTTCGAGGCTGGCGAGTCCTAA